One stretch of Trichomycterus rosablanca isolate fTriRos1 chromosome 3, fTriRos1.hap1, whole genome shotgun sequence DNA includes these proteins:
- the aoc1 gene encoding amiloride-sensitive amine oxidase [copper-containing], whose product MQLPLVLLLAALATQASTSRQREWAHHGASMFADLTPNEMRAVRDYLHSCTELGLTSAKNKHLKKNSILLIELHVPRKHVALRALDRGQAKPPRQARVVVQFANQAQPNITEFVVSPLPFPDFYQVKTFKGDRPIGFESRPITSVEYGHLDKILKKIASKVNKILYESTGFTYGNCTDHCLTFSDIAPRGLESGERRTWIMLQKFVEGYFIHPVGFEVLINHKDLDPEKWTVEKVWYNEQYFDSLEELVEKYEKGTVPKIKLPEHDEHDLYSTFIPRGKSNTNSNIHGPKLVEPEGHRYRIDRNFVEYAGWSFAYRVRSSAGIQVFDLRFNGERIAYEVSLQEAIAFYSGDTPAAMQTKYIDAGWAMGTSDYELAPGIDCPEIATFVDMYHFYDTDKPVRYKNALCIFEMTTALPLRRHFNSNFQGSYNFYGGLENHVLVIRTTSTVYNYDYIWDFLFYQNGVMESRVSATGYIHATFFTQNGLNYGTRVHNYVLGNMHTHLIHYKLDLDIAGRENSFESLDLKYVNFTNPWSPKHTIKQSILARTQHETERSAAFRFGKKFPRYVHFYNPNQQNKWGHQKGYRIQFNSHAHSVLPQGWEAENGIPWSRYPLAVTRHKDSEATSSTIYTQNDPWNPVVSFEDYIRNNENIVNQDLVAWVTVGFLHIPHSEDIPNTATPGNAVGFFLRPFNFFNEDPSLSSRNTVIVRPDKEGKPKVQRWTSEVVGHCVSDKPFFYNGTYGGV is encoded by the exons ATGCAGTTGCCTTTGGTGCTACTACTGGCTGCACTAGCCACACAGGCTTCTACATCTAGACAACGGGAATGGGCTCATCATGGAGCCTCAATGTTCGCTGATCTTACTCCTAATGAGATGAGGGCCGTTAGAGACTATCTCCACTCCTGTACTGAGCTGGGCCTTACCTCAGCCAAAAACAAGCACCTGAAAAAGAACAGCATCCTTCTTATAGAGCTGCATGTTCCTCGCAAGCATGTGGCCCTTCGAGCATTGGACAGAGGCCAAGCAAAACCACCACGTCAGGCTCGTGTTGTGGTACAGTTTGCTAACCAGGCCCAGCCTAACATAACAGAGTTTGTTGTCAGCCCCCTGCCTTTCCCAGATTTCTATCAGGTCAAGACGTTTAAAGGTGACCGACCCATCGGCTTTGAGTCACGGCCTATTACTTCTGTAGAATATGGGCATTTGGACAAAATCTTAAAGAAAATCGCAAGTAAAGTAAACAAAATTCTGTATGAAAGCACAGGTTTCACTTATGGAAACTGCACAGATCACTGCTTGACCTTCTCAGACATAGCGCCTCGTGGCCTGGAATCAGGAGAGAGGAGGACATGGATAATGCTGCAGAAGTTTGTAGAAGGGTACTTCATACATCCGGTGGGATTTGAGGTTCTTATCAACCACAAAGACTTGGATCCAGAAAAATGGACTGTAGAGAAAGTGTGGTACAATGAACAGTATTTTGACAGTTTAGAAGAGCTGGTGGAAAAATATGAAAAAGGAACCGTCCCAAAAATCAAGCTACCTGAGCATGACGAGCATGATCTTTATTCCACCTTCATTCCTCGAGGAAAGAGCAATACAAACTCAAATATCCATGGACCAAAGCTTGTTGAGCCTGAAGGACATAGATACAGGATAGACAGAAACTTTGTGGAGTATGCAGGATGGTCTTTTGCCTACCGTGTCCGCTCATCTGCAGGTATTCAGGTCTTTGATCTTCGCTTTAATGGCGAAAGGATTGCCTATGAGGTCAGCCTGCAAGAAGCCATAGCTTTCTACTCTGGAGACACACCGGCTGCAATGCAAACGAAATACATCGATGCTGGCTGGGCAATGGGAACCTCTGATTATGAGCTCGCACCAGGTATCGACTGTCCAGAAATAGctacctttgttgacatgtaTCATTTCTATGATACGGACAAGCCAGTGAGGTACAAGAATGCACTATGTATCTTTGAGATGACTACAGCATTACCTCTTAGAAGACACTTCAACAGTAACTTCCAAGGCAGCTACAATTTCTACGGGGGGCTTGAAAATCATGTTTTAGTTATCAGAACCACTTCCACTGTTTACAACTACGACTACATTTGGGACTTCTTGTTCTACCAGAATGGAGTCATGGAGTCACGAGTTAGTGCCACTGGGTACATCCATGCCACATTTTTTACTCAAAATGGACTAAACTACGGAACCAGGGTTCATAACTATGTTCTAGGAAATATGCACACACATCTTATTCACTACAAATTGGATCTGGATATTGCAG GGCGAGAAAACAGCTTTGAGTCACTGGACCTTAAATATGTCAACTTCACCAACCCCTGGAGTCCCAAACACACCATTAAACAATCCATCCTCGCCAGAACTCAACACGAAACAGAACGCAGTGCTGCCTTCCGCTTTGGAAAGAAGTTCCCTCGCTATGTGCATTTTTACAACCCCAACCAGCAGAATAAGTGGGGACACCAGAAGGGTTACCGTATTCAGTTTAACTCGCACGCCCACAGTGTGCTACCCCAGGGCTGGGAAGCAGAGAATGGCATTCCATGGTCAAG ATATCCTTTGGCTGTAACTAGACATAAGGACAGTGAGGCCACCAGCAGCACCATTTACACCCAGAATGACCCTTGGAATCCTGTGGTGTCGTTTGAGGACTACATCCGCAACAATGAAAACATTGTGAACCAG GATTTGGTTGCCTGGGTCACTGTGGGTTTCTTACATATTCCCCATTCTGAAGATATTCCCAATACAGCAACTCCTGGAAATGCTGTAGGCTTCTTCCTCAGACCCTTCAACTTCTTTAACGAGGACCCCTCTCTGTCATCCCGAAATACAGTCATTGTGCGACCGGATAAGGAGGGTAAACCAAAAGTGCAAAGATGGACTTCAGAGGTTGTAGGTCACTGTGTTTCAGATAAGCCTTTTTTCTATAATGGTACATATGGTGGTGTATAG